The genomic window CCACCCTACTTGACGAAAGAAAGGTAATACCGCAATACCTAATGCTCAATTCTTTACTGTCCCCTCCCTACGCGAGTAATTATCGCTATGACACGCTGCGCGAATAGAAGTCAAATCGGATTCCTAAATATTTTCGGATAAATCTCTTATTTTTCGTTTAAATCGAAGAATTAGCTCAATATATTCATAAAGCTAGAGACGGTAAACCTGAAGCTATAAACTTTATAAAAAGATGTAAATTTTGTAACTAAATTTTATTTTTTTAAATTCTTCTATAAAACTCATAAATATTTCTGCCCCATAGGGTTTTTATTGCCAATAAAAATCAGAATTTTCACGGATATAAATTAAATTAACAATCTCTAAAATAGTTACATTCAATAAAAGCTTCTTAATGTTGGAGTATATACTGAAGTGTAGCAATTGAAGTTGAGTCATGAAAAAATCATCCGTAATTTACACTAGCTTGAGAAAAATTTTATTTTACATACTCAGTTAGTGTAGTTTTACAGTGTTTTCAATTAACTTATTTTTTCATTCTCAAAGTATTTTTGTTACATTACAAAACATAAAAATTTAAAAACCTACTATTAAAAACAGTAGCCTCAATAAATTTATCAACATTAAGAAGATTTATCAGGGTATCTGAGTAGATTAGCTATTTAAAAAGCTGGCTTGTGAATTAAAAACACAAAGTGTGAACACCTGAAACTGATGATATCAAATAACATTTTAGATGAATTTAAAAGCTGCACTCAACTGCAATATAATGGGCAGTTGATTCTAAGTAGTCCAAAAAAACATCAATGGACTTTCTACTATCGATTAGGACGGATAGTTTGGGCAACAGGAGGAACGAATCCTTTTCGGCGATGGCGTAGACTTATGGCTCAACATTGCCCGCAAATTGATGTAGATAAAATTCAGTTACGTAAGCAAGACGTAGCAACTAATTATTGGGACTATCGTCTTTTGGAAATTTTGTATAAAAAACAAAAAATTCAAAGAGAACAAATTCACGCTATTGTGGAAAACACTTTAGCAGAACTTTTATTTGACCTAGCACAGCAGACAAAGTTTGTTGCGGTTGAGTGCGATCGCAATCAAGAAGCAATTTTAGAAACGCCCATGAGTTTCACCAGTGCAGATGTGTCGATGAAACAAATGCAAGACTCATGGAATCTTTGGACACAAGCTGGTCTAGCAAATCTTTTTCCTGACTTAGCACCAGTCATTAGAAGACCAGAACAACTACAAGAGTTAGTCAGTCCGCCAGTATACAAAAACTTTGTAACTTTGATTAATGGCAAACTGACACTGCGAGAATTAGCAGCCAGAATGAAACAAAATGTTTTACCTGTCTCTCGTTCCTTGCTTCCCTATGTCCTCAAAGGCATCATCGAATTAGTTGAAGTACCTGATTTACCTTTAGTTTTAACAGAACCTCCAAATAACTCTATCTCTGCACAGCCAAAAAAAGCTCATGCTCCATTGGTAGCTTGTGTAGATGATAGCCCTCAAGTCTGTAAAATGATGGAGGAGATTATTACCTCACATGGACTGAGGTTTATCAAAATTCAAGATGCTATACAGGCTTTGCCAATTCTAATTCAGGAAAAACCAGACCTGATTTTTCTAGATTTGATTATGCCTGTCGCTAGTGGCTACGAAATCTGCACACAGTTACGCCGTATTTCTACTTTTGCCAATACTCCTGTGATTATTTTAACGGGTAATGATGGACTATTAGATAGAGTGCGTGCTAAAGTAGTCGGCTCTACGGATTTTCTCACTAAACCTGTGGCTACAGATAAAGTTATGAGCATTGTACGTAAGTATTTGCCTGTAAACTCTTCATCTACAACCAAAAGTAACTCAAATTTAGAGGTTTTTCATCAAGGTATAGCTTGAGTTGTGACCAAAGTAGTATTTGAATTAGCTTGAGCATATTTTCAGGCTTAATTGTGCTTGGCATTTTAAAGATTTTTATTGTTATAAATAACAATAAAAACTGTAACATTAGGTAGTTTCTCTGAGCCAAATTTAGCAGTAAACAACCACAATAACAACAAACTAAAATCCTGGTGGCATCTGGCTTAAATGCCCTTTGAATTTATGTTGGGTAATTTATCAAAATTTATTTAAGGAATTGCTATGGCTACTGTTTTAGTTATTGAAGATGGCTTGACTGATATGGAAATCCTCACTCGTTATTTACAACAAGCAGGTTGTTCTGTCATTAGTGCAACAAGCAGTGAAGAAGCTCAAATCAAAATGGATAATAATAGACCAGATTTAATATTTCTGGATGTAATTTTGCCCGGTAAAAGTGGATTTGAAATTTGTCGAGAACTCAAAAATAACCCTGATACTAGCAAAATACCTGTAGTATTCTGTTCTACCAAAAATAGTGATGTAGATAAAATTTGGGGAAATATGCTAGGTGCAGAAGCTTATCTTTCTAAACCAATTAATCAGGAAGAGTTAGCATTAACACTAAAGAAATTTTTTAATTAAGCATTGTAATCAAAGGATTAACTACTTTGGAGAAGCAGGATAAATTTTTAAGTTTTAATTTGGGAGTTCGAGATACAGCAGTAATTTCCTTGAAGCAAATCACAGAAGTTTTGCAAATATCTTTGGGGGATATATGTGTTGTACCTCAGATGCCTAGTTATATTTTGGGTCTTTATAACTGGCGTGATGAAATGCTGTGGTTAGTAGATTTAGATGAAATGCTTGGTTATCCACCATTGTCACAAACAGCAAATATGCTGGTAAAAATGATGGCAATTGTACTAGAGGAGAATGGTAAATATTTGGGTTTATTAGTAAGGCAGTTGATGGATATTGAGTGGCTAGATACGGATCAAATGAAAGCACCATCTGGGGAATTATTCTCTCCATCACTATCGCCTTTCTTACAAGGATATTTTATTAATGATGATGAGAAAATGATGTTAAATCTTGATGCTGAGGCTATTCTTCATTCTCCTGTATATACTCATCATAGTTAGGTGACAGGGATTGAAGATTTCTCATAAATTGCAGCATAGCGTGCATAATTTAGGTCGGACTAATTTATTAAATTCCTAATTATTTGAGGTTGAGCGAATGGCAATCACATATCATAAAAATAATGGGAATGAGAATTCCCTCGCTAAAGTAGCACCAATAGAAAACACAAAAGATAATGTTAATTTAAACGATACTCCTCATCAAGAAACATCTGAGGCGATCGCACAGGAATTTAGAGCTTGGCGACAGCAGTTACAAGATATCATCACTCATATGCGTCAAGCATCTGATTTAGATATGGTCTTGAAGGTAACTGTCGCGAAAGTTAGAGAAAAAATTAGTTGCGATCGCGCCTTAATTTATCAATTTAACTCTGCTGATTCCGGCACAGTTTTAGCAGAATCTAGAAACTTGGGTTGGACTCCTGCTTTGGGTGAAATTATCCCCAGCATTATGTTTGGATTACATACAAATTATGACTATGTAGAACCCATCTCAATTGATGATGTTAACCAAATACAACTAACTCCCTATCAAAAACAGCTGCTAGATAAATTTCAAATTAAGGATAGTTTAAGTTTACCTATTATCTTGGCTGGTAAAGTTTGGGGACTGTTGGCTATTAATAGTTGTGCTGGTGCTAGACAATGGCAAGAAGTAGAAATTACCTTACTATCTCAAGTTACAACAGAATTAACTCATAGGTTACAGACATTTGAATTTCATCGAGAATTGCAACTACACACCCAGTCTAAACAATCATTAGGCAAGGTCATTGATAAGATTTTGAGGACATCAAACATTGATAAAATATTTCAAACCACCACTCAAGAAGTCCGCCAATTATTTAAATGCGATCGCGTAGGTCTTTATCGCTTCAATCCTGATTGGGGTGGGGAATTTGTGGCGGAATCTGTAGGTAATGGTTGGGTGAAACTAGTAGGGCCAGGACTCAAAACAACTTGGGAAGATAGTTACCTCCAAGACACCCAAGGGGGACGGTATCGCCATCAAGAAAACTTTATAGTTAACGATATCTATAAAACCAATCATTCTCCTTGTCACCTAGAGATTTTAGAACAATTTGAAGTCAAAGCTTATATTATCGTTCCCGTATTTACCGGGGAGAAATTATGGGGTTTATTGGCAGCATATCAAAACTCTGGCTCTCGTGAATGGCAATCATGGGAAGTTGACTTTTTGACTCAGATTGGCTTGCAATTTGGTGTTGCTATTGCTCATGCAGAATACCTAGAACAAATGCGGATGCAATCTGAACAACTGATTCAAATTGCGGAAAAAGAAAAAGCCTTCACCAAAATAGTTAACCGTATTCACCAAGCGCAAGATGTAGATAGTATATTTAGAGCCACCACCCAAGAAGTGCGCCAATCCCTAAAATGCGATCGCGTGGTTGTTTATCAGTTCACGCCAGACTGGGGTGGTGTGTTTGTGGCTGAGTCAGTTGGTCAAGGTTGGACAAAATTAGCAAGTCCCGATCTCAAAACTGTTTTAAACGATACCTACCTCCAAGATACGAAGGGGGGTAAGTATGTTAGAGGAGAAAATTGTGTCGTCAATGATATCTATACAATCGGTTTAACTGGTTGTCATATTGACATATTGGAAGCATTTGAAGCTAAAGCTTACATCATAGTTCCCATCTTTTTTGATGATAAATTATGGGGCTTACTAGCCGCTTATCAAAATTCTAGTTCTCGTGAATGGCAATCCTGGGAAGTTAACTTTTTAACCCAAATTGCCGCTCAATTTAGCCTGGCTAAATCACAACTAGATTATCTAGAAGAAGTGCGAATCAAAACTGAAAAGTTAACTCAAATAGCAGACCAAGAAAAAGCCTTTACCAAGATAGTTAACCGTATCCGCCAAGCTTTAGATTTAGAAGAAATCTTTAAAATTAGTACCCAAGAAGTACGGCAATTATTGAAATGCGATCGTGTTGCTATTTTTCGCTTCAACCCAAATTGGGGCGGGGTATTTGTGGCTGAGTCAGTCGGTCATAATTGGGTGAAATTAGTAGGTCCTAATCTTCAAACAGCTTGGGAAGATACTTATATCCAAGAAACGCAAGGGGGTCGATATGCCAAAGGTGAAAGCTATGTTGTTAATGATGTCTATCAAGCTGGTCATGCAGCCTGTCACCTAGAGATTTTAGAGCAGTTTGAAGTTAGAGGTTATATCATCGTTCCCATTTTCTTTGGAGAACAATTATGGGGACTATTAGCAGCCTATCAAAATTCCGGCCCTCGTGATTGGGAAGAGTCACAAGTCGCCTTGTTAGCCAGAATTGGCGACCAACTAGGACTCGCACTACAACAAACCGAATACTTGCAAAAACTCCAGACGCAATCAACCCAACTTGCAGAAGCAGCCGCACGGGATAAAGCAGCTAAGGAATTACTACAACAGCGTTCTATTCAACTACTGATGGCTGTCAGACCTGCTCTCAACGGTGATTTAACAGTACGTGCGCCGATTACAGAAGATGAATTAGGTACAATTGCGGATGCTTATAACAACACCCTGCAAGCACTGCGGCAAATTGTACTGCAAGTACAAACATCTGCTGGTAAAGTTGCCCAAACTTCCAGCACAAGTAATACTTCCCTCGCAGGGTTGAATAATTTAGCCCAACAACAGTCTGACGAAATTAATCTGGCTTTGGGTGAGATTCAACAGATGCTCAATGCGACCCAAGCCGTGGTAGCTAGTGCAGAGTTAGTACAAGTAGCCGTCAAACAAGCCAACCAAACCGTTGAGTCTGGTGATGCAGCTATGAACCAGACAGTGCAAGCCATCCAAGCGATTCGTGAAACTGTAGCCCAAACCAGCAAAAAGATTAAACGCCTGGGTGAGTCTTCACAGAAAATTTCCAAAGTAGTGAATTTGATTAGTAACTTTGCGACTCAGACAAACGTACTAGCTTTGAACGCCGCCATTGAAGCCACACGCGCCGGGGAATACGGTAAAGGCTTTGCAGTGGTCGCCGATGAAGTCCGTTCCTTGTCTCGCCAATCAGCCGCCGCCACCATTGAAATTGAAAAATTAGTCCAGGAGATTCAAGAGGAAACTGGAGAAGTGGCGGTAGCAATGGAAGCTGGGATTCAGCAGGTAGTAGAAGGTACAAACTTTGTTAGTCAAACTAGACAAAACTTAAATGCGATCGTTTCTGCAACTGCGGAAATTAGTCAATTAATTCACCAGATTACTGATGCGACACAAAAGCAAATGGGGCAATCAGTATCTGTCACTAATTCCATGAAAGATGTTGCAGAAATTGCTAACAAAACTTTTGGCGAATCCCAAGAAATTGCTGCTGTATTTCAGGACTTATCAAATATGGCACAAGATTTATTAACAACCGCTAGTAAGTTTAAAGTTAGTTAAATAATAGGGAGTGGGTTTCCTATTCCCTACTCCCCATTTCCTATTCCCCATTCCCCACTTCCTATTATTATGATTACCGACACAGAAATTCGTGAACAGGGCTATATTTATTTTCTAGCAGAAGCTCCTGACTTACTACAAACTATTGAACAAGAACTATTAAGTTTATCAGAAAGTCATAGCACAGCTAAGGTGCATAACTTAATGCGGGCAACTCATACAATTAAAGGGGGGGCTGCTACCGTTGGGCTAGAATTAATTAAGAAAATAGCGCACTCTTTAGAGGATATATTTAAATCTCTATATAGCCCAGAAATCTTAATAGATTTTGAATTGCATACACTCTTGTATCAAGCTTACGAATGCTTAAAGTTAGCACTAAATTCAGAGCTAACTGATAGTGTAATCAATGACAAAGAACTGTTGCAAAGGGCAAGTTTAATATTTATACAAATTCAAGAAAAGTTAGGTGATAATTTCGGAAAAGATACTTATGTACCTACTTCTCAAGAATTAGGGTTTGATATTGTCCAGTCTATTTTTGAATCTGGGGTAAAACAACGGTTAGAAAATATCCATGAAGCTATTAAAAGCCTAGTGGATAATATTGAATTTGTAGATTTTTTGACTTCTCAAGCTGAAGTATTTATTGGTTTGTCTGAATCTTTAAATCTACCTGGCTTTGAAGCAATTTCTCAAGCAATTTTAGCGGCATTAAAAAGTAATCCAACTCAAGTACGCCAGATTGCAGAAATTGCCCTAGTTGATTTACAGCAAGCCCAAACAGATGTATTAGCAGGCGATCGCACTCGTGGGGGTAGTCCTTCTACTGCTTTACTACAACTAGGAGTTACAACAATAGATCAGTTGTCTCCAGTCACAAAAACACTTATTGATCAATCATCATATACTGATTTTTCAGATAAACAAAATGAGTTTTACCAATTCTTAATAACATCAGAAAATAACACCCATCAGGGAGTTAAGCCAGAAACGGCTAAATTTTATCTAAAGGCAATTCATTACATATTTTGCTGGTTTAGTCATGAAAGTGAAATTCCAGTATCAGAAATGGATCTAGATATATT from Nostoc sp. UHCC 0870 includes these protein-coding regions:
- a CDS encoding response regulator transcription factor, with protein sequence MATVLVIEDGLTDMEILTRYLQQAGCSVISATSSEEAQIKMDNNRPDLIFLDVILPGKSGFEICRELKNNPDTSKIPVVFCSTKNSDVDKIWGNMLGAEAYLSKPINQEELALTLKKFFN
- a CDS encoding chemotaxis protein CheW — translated: MEKQDKFLSFNLGVRDTAVISLKQITEVLQISLGDICVVPQMPSYILGLYNWRDEMLWLVDLDEMLGYPPLSQTANMLVKMMAIVLEENGKYLGLLVRQLMDIEWLDTDQMKAPSGELFSPSLSPFLQGYFINDDEKMMLNLDAEAILHSPVYTHHS
- a CDS encoding GAF domain-containing protein produces the protein MAITYHKNNGNENSLAKVAPIENTKDNVNLNDTPHQETSEAIAQEFRAWRQQLQDIITHMRQASDLDMVLKVTVAKVREKISCDRALIYQFNSADSGTVLAESRNLGWTPALGEIIPSIMFGLHTNYDYVEPISIDDVNQIQLTPYQKQLLDKFQIKDSLSLPIILAGKVWGLLAINSCAGARQWQEVEITLLSQVTTELTHRLQTFEFHRELQLHTQSKQSLGKVIDKILRTSNIDKIFQTTTQEVRQLFKCDRVGLYRFNPDWGGEFVAESVGNGWVKLVGPGLKTTWEDSYLQDTQGGRYRHQENFIVNDIYKTNHSPCHLEILEQFEVKAYIIVPVFTGEKLWGLLAAYQNSGSREWQSWEVDFLTQIGLQFGVAIAHAEYLEQMRMQSEQLIQIAEKEKAFTKIVNRIHQAQDVDSIFRATTQEVRQSLKCDRVVVYQFTPDWGGVFVAESVGQGWTKLASPDLKTVLNDTYLQDTKGGKYVRGENCVVNDIYTIGLTGCHIDILEAFEAKAYIIVPIFFDDKLWGLLAAYQNSSSREWQSWEVNFLTQIAAQFSLAKSQLDYLEEVRIKTEKLTQIADQEKAFTKIVNRIRQALDLEEIFKISTQEVRQLLKCDRVAIFRFNPNWGGVFVAESVGHNWVKLVGPNLQTAWEDTYIQETQGGRYAKGESYVVNDVYQAGHAACHLEILEQFEVRGYIIVPIFFGEQLWGLLAAYQNSGPRDWEESQVALLARIGDQLGLALQQTEYLQKLQTQSTQLAEAAARDKAAKELLQQRSIQLLMAVRPALNGDLTVRAPITEDELGTIADAYNNTLQALRQIVLQVQTSAGKVAQTSSTSNTSLAGLNNLAQQQSDEINLALGEIQQMLNATQAVVASAELVQVAVKQANQTVESGDAAMNQTVQAIQAIRETVAQTSKKIKRLGESSQKISKVVNLISNFATQTNVLALNAAIEATRAGEYGKGFAVVADEVRSLSRQSAAATIEIEKLVQEIQEETGEVAVAMEAGIQQVVEGTNFVSQTRQNLNAIVSATAEISQLIHQITDATQKQMGQSVSVTNSMKDVAEIANKTFGESQEIAAVFQDLSNMAQDLLTTASKFKVS
- a CDS encoding response regulator, which codes for MISNNILDEFKSCTQLQYNGQLILSSPKKHQWTFYYRLGRIVWATGGTNPFRRWRRLMAQHCPQIDVDKIQLRKQDVATNYWDYRLLEILYKKQKIQREQIHAIVENTLAELLFDLAQQTKFVAVECDRNQEAILETPMSFTSADVSMKQMQDSWNLWTQAGLANLFPDLAPVIRRPEQLQELVSPPVYKNFVTLINGKLTLRELAARMKQNVLPVSRSLLPYVLKGIIELVEVPDLPLVLTEPPNNSISAQPKKAHAPLVACVDDSPQVCKMMEEIITSHGLRFIKIQDAIQALPILIQEKPDLIFLDLIMPVASGYEICTQLRRISTFANTPVIILTGNDGLLDRVRAKVVGSTDFLTKPVATDKVMSIVRKYLPVNSSSTTKSNSNLEVFHQGIA